The genomic stretch CGCACCGCCGCCTTGCCCCGCCCATTGCTGGATTTCATAGAGCGGCGTATGCGCGTGCTCCGCGGCGGCGGCGCTGTCGCGCTGCAATTCATGCAACCACGTCGACGCAGTACGTTGCGGCAACGGCGCGGTAATGACCGGCAGCGTGTTGATGAACAGGCCAAGTACGGTGTCGGCATCGGGCAGCGCATCGGGGCGGCCTGCCACTGTTGCGCCGAACACAACCGCCGTGTGATTCGTCATCCGTTGCAGCGCGAGCGCCCATGCGCCCTGCACCATCGTGTTGACCGTCACCTTCAGACGGCGTGCCGCATCGGTCAGCCGCGCGGTAGTGTCGGCGGTAAGGCGCTCGCGGCGCGTGAGATGTTCGGTCTCGCTGGTGGTTTCGGCTTCGCGATTGGCAATCAGCGTCGGTTCGTCGAGGCGCGCGAGACGTTGCAGCCAGAACGCGCGTTCCGCTTCGACATCACGCGCCGCGAGCCACGCGATGAAATCGCGGTAGCGGGCTTTCGCTGGCGCGGCGAACGGTTGTGGACGGGGCGGCTCGATATAGTCGCGCAGCACGTCGGCAAAGAAACGCGCGGTGCTCCAGCCGTCGAGCAGCAGATGGTGGCGAGTCCAGACGAGACGCCATTGTTCATCCGTGATCCGGATCAGCGCGATGCGCATCAGCGGTGCAGTAGTCAGATCGAAACCGCGCGCTCTGTCAGCACCGAGCCAGGTTTCAAAGGCATTGAGCGCGCCCTCGCTCTGGTCGCGCCAATCGAGAATCTCGACCGGCATACGCGCCTGGCGATGCACGATCTGCATCGGCGTGGCTTCTTCGGGCGTGAAGCTCGTGCGCAGAATGTCGTGTCGCGGCACGGCGGATTCAAACGCCTTGCGCAAACACTCCACGTCCGGGTCGATCAGCGTCGCGACCAGTTGATTCACATAAGTCGATTGCTCGGGCGCGAACAGCGAGTGAAACAAGATGCCCTGCTGCATCGGCGAGAGCGGATAGATGTCGTCGATGGTGCGCAGATCGAGCGGCAGGCGCTCCAACGCGGCCTGCGTGAGACCCGCGGCGCGAGCGAGCGGATAGTCGCCCGGTGTCGCACCGCCGCCGCGTTGCGCGAGACGCGCGGCGCAAGCGGCCGTCAGTTCGGCGAGCGCGGTTTCGAAATGCTGCGCGAGCGCTTCGACGGTCGTGCGGTCGAACTGCGTCGCGCCGTACACCCAGTGGACCTTTAGCGTGCGAGTGACCTCACCGTCGATGTATGCGTGAATCGCCAGCGCATTGCCGATCGGCCCGGCCGGATCGCGTTCGCGGCCCGCGCCGCCAAAGCGCGGCACGAGCGCTGCGTCGCGCGGCGCATCGAACTGGCCGAGGTAGTTGAAGGTGACATGCGGACGCGGCACGGCGGCGAGCGCCTCGCGCGTCGCGGCGTCGCCGTAATGACGCAACACGCCGAAACCGAGCCCTTTGTTCGGCACCGCGCGCAGCGTGTCCTTGACCGCGCCGAGCGTCGCTACCGGCGTGCTTTCGATGGCGAACTCCACCGGATAGTGGCTCGTCAGCCAACCAGGCGTGCGGCTCACGTCGACATCGTCGAACAACGCCTCGCGGCCATGGCCTTCGAGTTCGATGCGGCAAACGGACTGAATGGTCTGCTTGCCGAGCGACTGGGCCAGCGCGGCGATCAGCAGCTCGATCATCTGCGTGCGGTAAGCGGCATTGGCTTCCGTCAAAGCGGCACGCGTAAGATCGGCGCCGATCGTCTGTATGACCACCTGCGCATCGGCATTGGTCGCCGAGGCTTGCGGACGATCGAGCGGCAGATCGTCGTACGGTGTAGCAAGCGCGGACCAATACGGCACTTCCGCGGCAAACGGCGAGTGGGTCGCATCGCGCGCCGAACGGGCGAGCCGCGCGGCCCATTCCTGCACGCTCGCGCCCGTCGACGAAAGACGCACGCTACGGCGTTCGCCTGCGGCGCGATAGGCGGCATCGAGATCGTCGAGCAGTACGCGCCACGACACGCCGTCGACGATCACGTGATGGATCGCCACATAAAGCCTGGTCGAGCCGTCCGGCAGCATGGCGGCGCATGCGCAAGCGAGCGGACCCTGCGTCAGATCGAGCGTGCTTTGCAACGCGTCGAACTGCGCGAGCGCGTCGGCTTCGTCGCGTGCAGAAGCGGCTGCGAGTGGCAGCGTCTCGAACGCGCGCGGGGCGAGCGTGAGTTGCCATTCGCCTCGCGGACCACTCGGCGCGAAACGTTGCCGGAAAATCTCGTGATGCGTCAGCAGCGCCTCGAATGCGCGCGCGAACGCGTCGAAATCGAACGGTGCCGGCGTATCGAGTTCGATCGATTGATTCCAGTGGCCGCGCTGCGGAATATCCAGCGCGAAAAAGCGCAGTTGGGCTGGCGTGAGGGTGGCGATCGCGTCTTCACGCCTTGAAGACGCCGGCTGCGCTTTCGTTGCAGTCGGCGTGGCGGCATCCACCGCGGTCGCAACTCGCGCGAGCTGCGCGAGCGTCGGTGCGTCGAACAACTGTTTCGGCGTGAAGCGCACACCACGCTTGCGCGAACGCGCGATCACCTGCAACACGAGAATCGAATCGCCGCCCAGTTCGAAGAAGTTGTCGTCACGACCGACACGCTCCGCTTTGAGCACCTCTTTCCAGACGGTGGCAAGCGTTTCCTCAGTCGCCCCTTGCGGCGCATCGCCTTCAGCAACAGATGGCGCAGGCGCGGCGGCAAGCGCCCGCAATGCAGCGCGATCGATCTTGCCGTTTGCGGTCACGGGCAGTGCAGCCACGACCACCAGCACGGCAGGCACCATGTAATCCGGCAGACGAACGGCTAACGAAGCGCGCAACGTCGCCTCGTCGAGACGTGCCCCGCCTGCGGGTGACGCAAACGATGCCAGCCGCAAACGTCCTTCATGCTCTACCGCCAATGTTTCCGCTTGCGCGACGCCATCGAGCTCACGCAGTGCCGCGCTCACCTCGCCAGGTTCGACGCGATAGCCGCGAATCTTCACCTGATCGTCCAGACGTCCAAGGAAATCCAGCCGACGATCGGCGCGCAGTCGTACGCGATCACCCGTCCAATAGAGACGCTCGCCCCGTGCGAACGGGTGCGGCACAAAACGCTCAGCGGTCGCGGCTGCGCGGTTCAAGTAACCACGCGCGAGCCCCGGCCCGCCGAGATACAGTTCGCCGATCCCGCCAGGCGGCACGCTCGCACCGTGACGATCGAGCACGCACGCGTACGCGTTCGGCAACGGTCGGCCGAGCGGGACGGCCTGCGCTGCGTGTCCGCGCAAGACTGTCTGCGCCGCCGGGGCCGACGTGTCGCACGTGAGTGCGCCGACTGTCGCTTCCGTCGGACCGTAGTGATTGATGACGCGGCAAGCAGGCTTAAGCGCCGCGATCCGTTCGACCAGCGACCACGGCAGCGTTTCGCCACCAGTCACCAGCGCGTGTGCGGGCAGCACGTCGGCAGGCTGTTGCGCGTCGAGCAGCGCGTGCAAATGGCTCGGCACGATCTTCAGCACGCCGACCTTGCGCGTACGCATTTCGTGGGCGAAGCGATCGGGATCGAACGCGCATTGCGCGGGCAGCAAATGCAGCGTGCGGCCCGAGCACAACGCGCCGAACAGCGTCGTATGACCGAGATCGGCGGCGACCGTCGAGACCATCGCCATCGAGGCATCGGCGGCGAACGCGAGTTCGTCCAGCATCCCTTCGACATAGTCGGCCAGCGCGCGATGCGAGATCACGACGCCCTTGGGCGAGCCCGTCGAACCGGACGTGAAAATCAGATACGCGGCCTGGTCCGGCAGTGGCGCGATGCGCGGCACGGCGGCATTGGCGAGCGACGGGTCTTGCGTGAGGGTGTCGAGGTCGAGCGTCTGGGCCTTGCCGAAATTGGCCGTTGCATGCGCGCGGGCCGCCGTCAGCATCCATTGCGCGCCGCAGACATCGACAGCGGCCGCTATCCGCTCGCGCGGTGCTGCCGGGTCGAGTGGCACGGCATAGGCGCCCGACTTCATGACGCCAATGAGCGCCACGGCAAAGCGCGCCGAACGTTCGATGCATACAGCAACCGGCTTCTCCGTGCCCACGTTCCGTTGACGCAACGCGATCGCGATGCGGTCCGACGCATCGTCGAGTTCGGCGAAGGTGATCTGCGTGTCGGCGTCCGCAAGCGCCACGCGATGCGGCGTTTCACTCGCATGACGCGCGAACAGCGCGAGTACATTGTCGGCTGCCGAATGAAGCGTGCGACCGTGTTGCGCCGCGCGATACTCAGCGCTATCCGAGCAATCCAGCTCGGTGATTGCTCGCTGCGGATCGCGCACCGCGTCGGTCACGAGCGCCGCGAAACTATCGAGCCAGGCCTGAGCCGTTGCTTCGTCAATGCCGTCGAGCGCAAAGGCGGCGACCAGTTCGATGCCGCGTTGATCGTCGGTGAAATCGAGCGCGAAATCGAAGCGCGCGGCGAGATCCAGTCCCGGCGACATCCGCACCGATGCATCCGGCAAGTCAGCCGTCAGTTCGAGATCGAACTGCTGCGCGAACTTGACCCTCAGCCATTCTTCACCGCGTCGTACAGGCGGCTTCACGGCATCGAACACCTGATCGAACGGCACGTCCTGATGCGCGAAAGCATCGAAGGCCGAACGGCGCACGCCGTCGAGCAAGCCGGCGAACGATTGACTCGGCTCGACGCGCGTGCGCAACGCGAGCGTGTTGAGAAACAGGCCGACCAGCGGCGCGGTTTCCGCGCGCTGCCGATGGGCGATCGGCGCGGCCACCACGATATCGGTCGCGCCTGTCAGTCGATAGAGCCATGCGTCGAAAGCGGCCAGCAGCACGGTGAACGGCGACGTGTGTGTACGCCGCGCCAGTTCGCGCACGGCGTTGGACGTTGCCGCCGGAAGCCTCATCGCGAGGCGGCCGCCGCGATAGTCGCGTTGCGGCGAGCGTTGGCGGTCGAGCGGCAACGCGAGCGGTTCGGGTGCACCGCGCAGCGCGTCGCGCCAGTATGCGAGTTGCCGCTCGCCCTCGCCGGCTGCGAGTGAGTCGCGCTGCCATTGCGCATAGTCGGCGTATTGGATCGGCAACATGGGCAGTTGCGGATTGCGGCCAGCGGCGAAAGCTGTGTAGGCCTCGGTAAGTTCGTCGAACGCGCAGCGCGAGCTCCAGCCGTCGCTGATCGAATGATGAGTAGTCAGCAGGAAGCGCTGGGTGTCGCCGGTCAGCGTGACGAGCGTCGCTCGCACCAGCGGGCCCGCCGATAGATCGAAGGCGGTGCTGACGTGGCGCTCCGTGAGATCGGCCAACCGAGTGTCGCGTTCGGCGTCGCTGCCTGTGCTGCGCAGATCTACTTCAGCGACCGTCACCGGCAATGCCGCGTGAATCCGTTGCATCACGATGCCGTCGTCGGTTTCGACGAGCGTGGTGCGCCACGCCTGCTGGCGTTCGATCAGGTGATCGAGCGCGCGTTGCAACGTGCCGATGTCGAGCGCACCTTGCACATCCCATTGCACGGCGATGTGATACGCCGAGCCCGCCTCCTGAGTTTGTGCGAGCACCCAGAAACGCTGCTGGGCGAACGACGCAGCGCGATCGAGGAACGGCTCTTTCGTGGGCTGCACGACGGTGATCCGATGCTCAGCCACAGCCGCTTCGACATCGCTGCGATCGATCAACGCGGCGAGTCTGTCGAGCGGTTGATCGTCGAACAGCGCATCGAGCCGGAGATTCACACGCCACTCGATCCTGATCGCCGCCTGCAATTGCATCGCCGCGAGCGAATCGCCGCCGCGCGCGAAGAATCGATCATTGCTGCCGACCGGCGCCGGATCGTTCAGCAGTTGTTGCCAGATGCCGGAGAGACGCTGTTCGGTAGCCGTCTTCGGCGCGACATAATCGGCGCTCGCCAGGACCGGCATCGTCGCGACAGCATCGCGCAATGCAGCGCGATCGAGCTTGCCGTTCAGCGTATAAGGCAGACGTTCGAAGCGCGCGATGCGATGCGGCAGCCATGCTTGCGGTAAATGCGCGGCGAGATGCGCTTGCAATACTTCATCATTGAGGTCGTCTCTAAGTACGATGCAGGCGATCAATTGCGTCCGGCCGCTGGTGGTCTCGGCTAGTACGCCCGCGTCGGCGATAGCCGGATGCCCCAGCAGGCATGCCGCGATCTCACCCGGCTCCACGCGCACGCCGCGCACCTGCACCTGATCGTCGAGGCGACCGAGGTAATCGAACGAGCCGTCCGCGCGCTCGCGTGCGAGGTCGCCGGTTCGATAGATCCGCTCGCCCGCTTCACCGGTCGGGTCCGGCACGAAACGTTCGGCGGTGAGCGCCGCGCGGCCGTGATAGCCACGCGCCAGACAGACACCGCCAACCAGCAACTCACCCGCTTCGCCCTGCCGCGCAGCACCTTCGACGCGCGCCACACGGCGCCCGATGGGCCAGCCGATCGGCAACGACGCATAGCCGTTGCCGCCTTCGAGCGCCGGCGTCATGCCGCGATCGACCGGCCACAGCATCGGCGAGATGACTGTCTCGGTCGGCCCATAACCGTTGACGAGACGAATCGACGGGAACACGCGGCGAATCTCGTCGAAGCTGTCCTGCGACATTGCCTCACCGCCGAACAGCAGCGTACGCAGCGAAGGCGGCACGCCCAGGCGTTCGCAAACGTTCGCGAATTCGCGCAGATAAGCAGGCGGCAGCGTGGAATTCGTCACGCCTTCGCGCAACATGAACGCGTGCGTGGCTTCCTGCGGGAACGGCGGCGGGTCGCTGATCACCACGCTGCCGCCCACTGCGAGCGGCACCAGCCACGCTTCGATCGCGACATCGAAATTCACCGACGCGAAATGCAGCACGCGGTCGCTGCCGTCGATCGGCAAGGATTCGGCTAGCGCGTCGCCATGCGCGGCGAGCGGGCCGTGCTCGACCACCACCGCCTTCGGCGTACCGGTCGAGCCGGACGTATAGATCATGTAGGCGGCCGCGCGCGGATGCACCGGCTCGTCCGCGTCATCGAAACGCGGCGCTCTTTCGTTCGTCTCATCCGTCAGAACGGCGCTTTCCACGTCGAAGCATTGCGCAAAGCGCGCACGCATCGCCGCGTCAGCCGCGCCGTCGACGATGCCGTGCGCGAGTCCCGCATCCTGCGCGACCCAGTCGAGGCGCGCGGCCGGATGACGCGGATCGAGCGCCACGAACACACCGCCGGCCTTCAGTACTGCGAGCAATGCGACGAACAGATCGCACGAACGCGCGACACACACGCCGACCCGCACCTCCGTCGTGACGCCTCCAGCCTTCAACTGGGCCGCAAGACGCGCCGCGCGGCTATCCAGTTCACCACGCGTGAGCCGCACGGTGTGAAGCGTAAACGATGCAAGCGCGGGCGCATCGGGATCGATGCGCGCCTGAGCGCGGATTCGGTGATGCAACGCAATCGGGAAGCTCGTCATGGGCGTGAAATCCGTTAGATCTGGCCGCTGCGGCCAAGTCGCCGGCCGCAAAGGGCCGCTTCATTGGTGTGACGAACCGCGATCGCAAATCTTTACCGCTGCCGTTGCTTTTTGTTCGGACTGCCGCTTTTATGCGAAACACGGTAAATGTTTGCGGCGGCCATTCGTCTATCAGGCGAGGGGCGCGTCTTTGCTCCACTAATTTCTGCTCCGAGCGGCTGCACTCATTTGCCGCACTCCACCAATCCATTGCGACCCACTGTGACCCATTGCCGATGACCGCTGCCAACGAGCGCCACGACGCGCCACCTTCACCCTCGTCCACCGCTTCCGCCATGAACGGACCCGGCAAACCGGCCATGCGCCTCATCATGGCGTTGCTCAGGCGCTCGCGCGGGTCCTTCGCGATTGCGCTCACCGCGTGCGTGCTGAACGGCATCGCGAGTGTGCTGCTCGTCGCGACGCTAAGCCGCGCGCTCTCGCAACCGGGCGCCGCCGATCTTTCGCTAGCGACGCGTTTTGCGTTATGCGCGGTGATTGCGCTCGTCACGCGCGTCATCACCGGCGTGCTGTTCGCGCGCCTCTCGCAGGACACGATGGCGCAGTTGCGGGAGCACGTCGCGAAACGCGTCGCCGAGGCCGAACTGCGCGACGTCGAACGGATCGGCGCGGCGCCGGTGCAGTCCGTGCTGACCGACGACGCGACCAACGTGTCGATGCTGTTCTTCGCGCTGCCCAATCTCGTGATGCACGGTTCGATCGTGTTCGGCTGTCTCGGCTATCTGGCCTGGCTGTCATGGCCGGTCTGCCTGCTCGCGGTGGCGGCGATTCTGGTCGGCTCGATCGGCTATCACGCGGGCGACAAGCGCGCGATCGCGTCGCTCGAAGATGCGGGCCGCTCGCAGGACAAACTCTTCGGCTATCTCGGCGCGCTGTTCACGGGCGCGAAAGAATTGAAGCTGCATCAGGCGCGCTCGCGTCAATTTGTCGATGGTCAGCTTGGCTCGGCGATCGGCGAGGTGCGCGACCATCGACGCCGCGCGTTCAGCGCGTATGCGGTCGGGGTCGGCTGGATCGTGTTCCTGTTCTATGTGTTTCTCGGCGTCGCCGCGTTCTGGCCCGCGCTCGGCGTGCGCGCCGATGCGCCCGCGGCGTCCGGCTATGTGGTGGTGTTCCTGTTCATGCTGCTGCCGCTCGACGGCCTGCTCAACAACGTGCCGACGCTGAACGCCGCGCGCGTATCGCTCGATCGGATCGAAAAAGTGATGGGCGAATTCGGCGCGCTGCGCACCGCGCCGCCGCCCGACGAACACGCGTCGCATGAGCCGTACAGGACGCTCATACTGCGCAACGTCACGCACTCGTATTTCCACGAGCGCGACGAGCGGATGTTCCGCGTCGGGCCTGTGAACCTGACGTTCAGACCGGGCGAACTGGTGTTCATCGTCGGCGGCAACGGCAGCGGCAAGACGACGCTCGCGAAAGTGCTCACAGGTCTGTACGAACCGGAAGACGGCACTATCGAACTCGACGGCAAACCGATCGGCTTCGCCGAACGCGCCGCGTACCGGCAGCGCTTCACGGCTGTGTTCAACGATTTCCATCTGTTCGACGCATTGCTCGGTATCGTCGATCCGAACGACCCGTCGCGCGCGCAGGCCGACGCCCGCGCCAACGCGCTGGTTGCGAAACTCGCGCTCGATCACAAGGTGCAGGTGGTGAACGGTGCATTCTCGACGCGGGCGCTCTCCACCGGCCAGCGCAAACGTCTTGCGCTCGTCGTCGCCTATCTGGAGGACCGGCCGTTTTACCTGTTCGACGAATGGGCCGCGGATCAGGACCCGCAGTTCAAGGCGGTGTTCTATGAGCAACTGCTGCCGGAATTGCGCTCGCGCGGCAAGACGGTGCTGGTGATCAGCCACGACGATCGCTACTTCCATCTGGCGGACCGGGTGCTGAAGCTGGATAACGGCAGTATCGTCAGCCAGACGTACGGTTCGGCGCAGGCCGTGCAAACCGAAGCAGTGGCTAACGGCACTGAGGGTTGAGATCTGGCGAATCGCACGCGAGAGCTTGAACATGCTCCTGCGTGCGATGCTGTTGCTCTACTACTTCTTGATGACCGGCGCGGGCAGCGAAAGCAGCGTATCGGTCATCGTGTCGGCGAGACGCAGCGCGGACATCGGTCCGCCGAAACCCCAGATATTCCGTTCAACGAGGCCGACGCGCCCCGCGCTGCGCGCCGGCACGAAGCGCCAGATCGGCGAATCGAGTTTGGTGGCGAGCGGCACATCGCGCTCTGTCGCGCTGACGAACAACACCGTCAAGTCCGGTTTCTTCAACAGATCTTCCGAACTCACATAGGCCGTGCCTTCGCGCGTCGGCTCAGCTGGCCACAGATTGAGCCCAAGTGCGCGCGCGACGCCCGCTGCCGTACTGTTGCCGGTAAAAGCCCAGTAACGGTCGGGCAATCCCAGTTCCTGCAACCACGCAACCTGTTCGCCTCGACGGCCGGCTTGCGCGAGACGTTGCGCGTCGCGTGCAAAGCCCGCGTCGACTTTAGCTTCGACCGCGCGGGCCGCGTCCGCGCGCCCAGTCAGGCAGCCGATCGAGCGGAGAATCGTTCGCCCCCAATCGAGTTGCGTGACTTTGGCACCGTCTTCGGTAAAGTTGGGGCCGTACTTGAACAGCACCGTCGGCGCGATCCGCTCGAGCGCCGCGAAAATCGGCGCGTGCCGTAGCCCGACGCCCAGGATCAGATCGGGTTTGAGCGCCGCGATCGCTTCGAGACTCGGCTCCTGGCGCGTGCCGACGTCCGGCACCGACGCGAGCCGCGCGTTGTCATAACCGATCCACACCGGGTAGTACTCGGGGTCGGCCATGCCGACCGGCGTCATGCCGAGCGCGGCCAGGTCTTCGGCGAACATGAACTCGAGTACGACGATGCGCCTGGGCCGTGCGGGCAGCGAGGCGCTCGCTTGCGAGACGCTTTGATTGTCGGCAAGCGGCGTGCAGATCTGCCGCTCTTGTGTGATTGCGTTGGTCGCACTGGTTGCGTTTGCAGCGCTGCCTTGCGCGAACGCGCAGGAGCTTGAGAGCAGCGCGCCCGCCACCGCAGCGGCCATGCAACGCTTTACGTGTTGGGTTTTTCTGGCGCGGCTCGTCAATGCGAGGCGGCCTGCAGCGCCGTCACCGTTTGCCCAGCTTTTCACGTCGAGCCTCCATGATCAGCAGCGCGAGCAAATACGGCGCACCAATCAGCGCGGTCAGTACGCCGGCGGGAATCTCGCGCGGCGCGAGCAGCGTACGTGCCGCGATATCGGCCACCACCAGCACTAACGCGCCACATGCAGCGGCAAGCCACAAACGCGTGCGGTGCGCACGCGCGCCGAGCATCGACGCCAGATGCGGCGCCATCAAGCCGATAAACCCGACCGGCCCGACCGCGGCCACCGCCGCGCACGCGGCAAGCGTCGCCACCGTCAGCACCAAAGGACGCAACACACTGATTGGCAACCCGAGCGCGGCGGCCTGGTCGTCGCCTAGCGCAAGCAGATCGAGCGGCCGGGCAAGCAGCGCAAATACGGGCAACGCGAGCACGCACCACGGCACGAGCGTCATGACTTCACCCCAGCTGCGCCCATACGTGCCACCGACCAGCCACACCACGAACCGCGCGGGCTGCACGCTTTGCTGCGTAATGAGCCATTGGGAAAGGGTCGTCCACAACGTGCCGATGACGATCCCGGTCAGCGCGACCGCGAGCGGCGCATAGCGATGCCTTCGATTGAGCAACAGCGTGAGCGCGAGCGTCACGCCACCGCCGGCGAGCGATGCAAGCGCTAACGTTGAATGTCCTGCTAGCGGCCAGACAACAAGCGCGGCTAAAGTTGCCAGCCCCGCGCCCTGAGTAACGCCGAGCACTTCCGGCCCGGCAAGCGGATTGCGCACGATGCTCTGCATCAACACGCCGCTCGCGGCAAGCAACGCGCCCGCCAGCAATGCGCAGATGAGACGCGGCATACGCAAGTCGAGCAGCATCCGCGCGAGGTCGTCGCGCTGATCGAATACCGCCAGCCAGCGATGCAAACCGATCGTGGTCGGCCCAAACGATGCGCCCGCAAACACGATCACGATACCGGACATCAGCAGCACGGTTGCCGTCATTGGCCACGGCCACGCGTCGACTATCCGCACGAAGCGGGTCCCCGCTCGCACGGCAGGACGGTCCTGCCCGGCGTGCAATGCGCCCGACCACGCGGCGCCGCTGCGAATCATCGCGAGCATCAGCGGTGTGCCGACGAATGCGATCGCCACGCCGGTCGACAAGGTCGCATCGAGATCGAGCGCCTGCACGGCGCTATCGGTGACGAGCACCAACGCCGCGCCCACCAGGGCGGACAACGGCACAAGGGCCGCGAGGCGCGACGCCTTTGCGCCGCGCGCCTGGCGCAGCAGATTCGGCGCGATCAGTCCGACATACGACAGCGGCCCCGCCACGCTCACCGCGACGCTCGCGA from Paraburkholderia sp. IMGN_8 encodes the following:
- a CDS encoding iron-siderophore ABC transporter substrate-binding protein: MAAAVAGALLSSSCAFAQGSAANATSATNAITQERQICTPLADNQSVSQASASLPARPRRIVVLEFMFAEDLAALGMTPVGMADPEYYPVWIGYDNARLASVPDVGTRQEPSLEAIAALKPDLILGVGLRHAPIFAALERIAPTVLFKYGPNFTEDGAKVTQLDWGRTILRSIGCLTGRADAARAVEAKVDAGFARDAQRLAQAGRRGEQVAWLQELGLPDRYWAFTGNSTAAGVARALGLNLWPAEPTREGTAYVSSEDLLKKPDLTVLFVSATERDVPLATKLDSPIWRFVPARSAGRVGLVERNIWGFGGPMSALRLADTMTDTLLSLPAPVIKK
- the fhuB gene encoding Fe(3+)-hydroxamate ABC transporter permease FhuB; translated protein: MTTLAARKRLRRHAPANDNWRAPVKSRAGTIGAALVALIAVVAAMRLAPGVNTWLAAPAGSDAVQLAGILLFDLSAPRILAALVAGGCLAVAGTLFQSLTCNPLASPDLLGITGGAQLGLLAAMLVPSLAGVASVPLLFVCGLAAAACVAAAAGGWRATPLRLVLAGSVCMLLFSALTTLILAFFEQSIVGVSLWASGSLYQPGATGLKIAAGWLVLPLAALPFVIRPLDPLALGDDAAAAAGVRVDATRLAAMVVAVGFASVAVSVAGPLSYVGLIAPNLLRQARGAKASRLAALVPLSALVGAALVLVTDSAVQALDLDATLSTGVAIAFVGTPLMLAMIRSGAAWSGALHAGQDRPAVRAGTRFVRIVDAWPWPMTATVLLMSGIVIVFAGASFGPTTIGLHRWLAVFDQRDDLARMLLDLRMPRLICALLAGALLAASGVLMQSIVRNPLAGPEVLGVTQGAGLATLAALVVWPLAGHSTLALASLAGGGVTLALTLLLNRRHRYAPLAVALTGIVIGTLWTTLSQWLITQQSVQPARFVVWLVGGTYGRSWGEVMTLVPWCVLALPVFALLARPLDLLALGDDQAAALGLPISVLRPLVLTVATLAACAAVAAVGPVGFIGLMAPHLASMLGARAHRTRLWLAAACGALVLVVADIAARTLLAPREIPAGVLTALIGAPYLLALLIMEARREKLGKR